The sequence CCATGATGACTTGACGTCATCCCCACCTTCCTCCGGTTTGTCACCGGCAGTCTCCTTAGAGTGCCCACCATAACGTGCTGGTAACTAAGGACAAGGGTTGCGCTCGTTACGGGACTTAACCCAACATCTCACGACACGAGCTGACGACAGCCATGCAGCACCTGTGTCTGAGTTCCCGAAGGCACCAATCCATCTCTGGAAAGTTCTCAGCATGTCAAGGCCAGGTAAGGTTCTTCGCGTTGCTTCGAATTAAACCACATGCTCCACCGCTTGTGCGGGCCCCCGTCAATTCATTTGAGTTTTAACCTTGCGGCCGTACTCCCCAGGCGGTCAACTTAGTGCGTTAGCTGCGCCACTAAAATCTCAAGGATTCCAACGGCTAGTTGACATCGTTTACGGCGTGGACTACCAGGGTATCTAATCCTGTTTGCTCCCCACGCTTTCGCACCTCAGCGTCAGTATCAGTCCAGGTGGTCGCCTTCGCCACTGGTGTTCCTTCCTATATCTACGCATTTCACCGCTACACAGGAAATTCCACCACCCTCTACTGTACTCTAGCCAGGCAGTTATGGATGCAGTTCCCAGGTTGAGCCCGGGGATTTCACACCCATCTTACCTAGCCGCCTACGCGCGCTTTACGCCCAGTAATTCCGATTAACGCTTGCACCCTCTGTATTACCGCGGCTGCTGGCACAGAGTTAGCCGGTGCTTATTCTGTTGGTAACGTCAAAACAGCAGAGTATTAATCTACTGCCCTTCCTCCCAACTTAAAGTGCTTTACAATCCGAAGACCTTCTTCACACACGCGGCATGGCTGGATCAGGCTTGCGCCCATTGTCCAATATTCCCCACTGCTGCCTCCCGTAGGAGTCTGGACCGTGTCTCAGTTCCAGTGTGACTGATCATCCTCTCAGACCAGTTACGGATCGTCGCCTTGGTGAGCCATTACCTCACCAACAAGCTAATCCGACCTAGGCTCATCTGATAGCGCAAGGCCCGAAGGTCCCCTGCTTTCTCCCGTAGGACGTATGCGGTATTAGCGTTCCTTTCGAAACGTTGTCCCCCACTACCAGGCAGATTCCTAGGCATTACTCACCCGTCCGCCGCTGAATCCAGGAGCAAGCTCCCTTCATCCGCTCGACTTGCATGTGTTAGGCCTGCCGCCAGCGTTCAATCTGAGCCATGATCAAACTCTTCAGTTCAAATCAATTTGGGTTTTGAGAAAACCCTAAACTTGGCTCAGCCGTACAAATAAACTCATGAATTCACAGAGTTACTTGCTTAGGCTGATAATCATGCGATCATCAATCCACTCACAAGCACCCACACGAATTACTTGATTCCAATTTTTTAAAGAGCGATTCGGCTTGCGTTTCCGCTTAACCAAGGCCGCGCATTTTACGCTAACCTTCTAATCTGTCAAGCATTTTTTTGAGCTTTCGTTGCGAGCAACACCACCTCAAAAACCGCTTGAGCGACCCGGCCAGTCAGTGACTTTGCCGTGCCAGGGAGGCGCATTCTACAGCACTCAAAACCGCTGTCAACACCTTCCGTCAAACTCGATTCGAAGCACAAATCCAACCCCGAATCAGCACCCGAAAGAACCAATCACTCCGCCCTTCCGAGGCCGGCGCATTCTACGCCGTTTCGCTGACCTGTCAACCGGTTATTTCGCCTCGAGAGACCCGTAACCCATTGATCCTAAAGCACTTTAAACAAAGCACCGCGATCAGCGAGAGGCGCATTATAGGCACTTTCAAAACACCGTCAAGACTTTTTCCAAAACTTTTACTGCACAAATGCAAAGCCCCGCCAGAGGCGGGGCTTTGTACGACCACCAAACCGCGTTACTTGACGTCTTCTACCGACATCAGCGGGTAGTGAGCAGGGTAAGGCTGAGTCGCCACACCCGAATCAATAGCAGCCTGAGCCACGGCAGCCGGTACGCGCTCGATCAGACGCACATCCATCGGCTTGGGAATGATGTACTCACGACCAAATTCGAGCTTGATGCCGCCGTAGGCCTCGGATACATACTCCGGCACCGGCTCTTTGGCCAGTTCGCGGATGGCATGAACCGCAGCGATCTTCATCTCTTCATTGATCCGGGTTGCACGCACGTCGAGCGCACCACGGAAGATAAAGGGGAAGCCCAGCACGTTGTTGACCTGATTCGGATAGTCGGAGCGGCCAGTAGCCATGATCACGTCCGGACGCGCCGCATGAGCCAGCTCCGGCTTGATTTCCGGATCTGGGTTGGAGCAGGCGAATACGATCGGGTTTTCGGCCATCAGCTTGAGGTCGGCTGGCGGCAGCAGGTCCGGACCAGACAGACCAACGAATACATCAGCACCCTTGAGCGCGTCGGTCAGAGTGCGCTTGTCGGTCTCAGTGGCGAAGATCGCCTTGTACTCGTTCAGATCATCACGACCAGCATGGATCACGCCCTTGCGGTCGAGCATATAGATGTTTTCAACCTTGGCACCCATGGATACCAGCAGCTTCATGCAGGCGATGGCCGCAGCACCGGCACCGAGGCAGACGATCTTGGCATCTTCGATGGTCTTGTCGGCCAATTCCAGAGCATTGATCATGGCCGCAGCGGTAACGATAGCAGTACCGTGCTGGTCATCGTGGAATACTGGGATGTCGCACTGCTCAATCAGTGCGCGCTCGATCTCAAAGCACTCAGGCGCCTTGATATCTTCCAGGTTGATGCCACCAAAGGTGCAGGAGATACGCTTGACGGTATCAATGAAAGCCTGAGGGCTTTCAGCTTCGACCTCAATGTCGAACACGTCGACGCCAGCAAAGCGCTTGAACAGCACACCCTTGCCTTCCATGACCGGCTTGCTCGCCAGCGGCCCCAGATTACCCAAACCGAGAATCGCGGTACCATCGGAAATCACCGCAACCAGGTTGCCCTTGCCGGTGTATTTGAAGGCGTTTTCGGGATCCTTGGCGATCTCGCGTACCGGCTCAGCAACACCCGGGCTGTAGGCCAACGCCAGGTCACGGGCAGTAGCGGTAGGCTTGGTCAGTTCAACGCTCAACTTGCCCGGGCGCGGATTGGCGTGATAGGCAAGTGCATCGGTTCTCAAATCGGACATGGTCAAAAATTCCAGTCAAGTTGCTCATGCGGACGGCCGAGAATACCGAAAAGCATGTACCCGAACAAGATTATTCACGGAATATATGACGAGGACATTATTTTACAACTTTGAGCCATTGACCCGCCGCCGGCTCACCTGTCGGCCAGTGCCCATTCAGCAGCCGCAACCGCGCTTCAGCCTCCTCGCCAAGTGGGCTGCCTTGCGCCAGGCTGGCGTAGTTGTCGCCAACCCTGGCACGCCGCAAACGGATGCGCAGCGGCTCGGCCTGCGCACGCTCACTAGCCTCAAGCGCACGAAAACTGCCGATTACCTCGACAAAGCCCGCATCGTATAACTCCAGCGGGCCACGCCCCCTGAATCCGGCGACAAACAGAAAGGCCTGCTCACCCCGAACTATGGCGGCCACTCGGCGCGCCTGATTGCCGGGAATGATCGCCATATAGCCCTGATAACCCGGGCCACTGAACGCCTGCTCCTGCACCAGACGTTGGTTACCAGCACGCTGGCGCAGCAACTCCTCTGCTGTCAATGGCCGACTCAGACGCTCAAGCACCAATGCGATAAACCCCTGCTGATCCGGCGTATGCGCCAGCAACACATCCGGCCGATTGACCAGCACCCAGCCCTGCGGATAACTCAGGGCCAGATCCAGGTCAACATGAAAGAACTGCGAGCCGCGCACAATCCCTTCACGCGCACTGCTGCCGTACACCAATCCGTCGATCGCCTTGAGATACTCCCCAATACCGTCATGCTGCGCCTGATCGCCGGCCAGCGCCTCAGCCCTGGCCACCACCTGGCGCAGACGCTGATCATGGGTAGGGTGTGTAGCGAACAGCCCATGATAGCCCGCCACTTCACGCCCCTCGGCCGCCGCACGCTGGCGATGGTAGTCATCCTGATCCTTGAGTACACCAATGACACTCAACATGGCCTGCGGTCGATACCCCGTGCGCGCCAGATACTCGGCACCCAGCCCATCGGCCTCCAGCTCCATCTCTCGCCCATAACCACGGACCATCGCTGTACCCAATATATTGCTCAGGTCGCCGGCCGCCCTGACACCGGTCCCGATGGTCAGCAGATCACTGAGCAGCCCAGTACCCATGGCCATACTCTGCTGACGCACCCCATGGCGGGCGGTGACGTGACCGAGCTCATGACCAAGCACAGCAGCCAGCTCAGCTTCGGAGTTCAGATAGGCCAGCAGCCCACGGTGGATATAGATATGCCCGCCTGGCAAGGCAAAGGCGTTGACATCAGCACTGTCGACCACCCGAAACCGGTAATCGAGGCCCGGGCGATGACTGGCCTGCGCCAAGCGTTGCCCTACGCCCTGCACGTAAGCCTGCAGAGCCTCATCCCCAACCATCGACAACTGCTGCTCAAGCTGCTGACTAGCCTGGCGACCCAGCGTCAGCTCCTGAGCCTCGGACATCATCACGAAATCCTGCCGCCCCGTCACCGGATTAGGCGCACAGCCGGTCAACACGACCAGCAACAACAACCC is a genomic window of Halopseudomonas phragmitis containing:
- a CDS encoding M48 family metalloprotease, producing the protein MSGPVVLLSGLLLLVVLTGCAPNPVTGRQDFVMMSEAQELTLGRQASQQLEQQLSMVGDEALQAYVQGVGQRLAQASHRPGLDYRFRVVDSADVNAFALPGGHIYIHRGLLAYLNSEAELAAVLGHELGHVTARHGVRQQSMAMGTGLLSDLLTIGTGVRAAGDLSNILGTAMVRGYGREMELEADGLGAEYLARTGYRPQAMLSVIGVLKDQDDYHRQRAAAEGREVAGYHGLFATHPTHDQRLRQVVARAEALAGDQAQHDGIGEYLKAIDGLVYGSSAREGIVRGSQFFHVDLDLALSYPQGWVLVNRPDVLLAHTPDQQGFIALVLERLSRPLTAEELLRQRAGNQRLVQEQAFSGPGYQGYMAIIPGNQARRVAAIVRGEQAFLFVAGFRGRGPLELYDAGFVEVIGSFRALEASERAQAEPLRIRLRRARVGDNYASLAQGSPLGEEAEARLRLLNGHWPTGEPAAGQWLKVVK
- a CDS encoding malic enzyme-like NAD(P)-binding protein, with protein sequence MSDLRTDALAYHANPRPGKLSVELTKPTATARDLALAYSPGVAEPVREIAKDPENAFKYTGKGNLVAVISDGTAILGLGNLGPLASKPVMEGKGVLFKRFAGVDVFDIEVEAESPQAFIDTVKRISCTFGGINLEDIKAPECFEIERALIEQCDIPVFHDDQHGTAIVTAAAMINALELADKTIEDAKIVCLGAGAAAIACMKLLVSMGAKVENIYMLDRKGVIHAGRDDLNEYKAIFATETDKRTLTDALKGADVFVGLSGPDLLPPADLKLMAENPIVFACSNPDPEIKPELAHAARPDVIMATGRSDYPNQVNNVLGFPFIFRGALDVRATRINEEMKIAAVHAIRELAKEPVPEYVSEAYGGIKLEFGREYIIPKPMDVRLIERVPAAVAQAAIDSGVATQPYPAHYPLMSVEDVK